ACATTATACAATTTAAAACCTTATTTTACAAGGAAACTCGAGAGAAAAAATTGTTATGATTGAAAATAGGAATGTTTCTTATGAAACAATAAAAATTAGTTCTAATAGAGAAAATAAATTCAAGAACCGTATATTGACAGCAATTTTGCAGTAAAGTATACTTAGTATAATAAAATAACTTAGAATTTTAATTTTTTAGGAGGGAGCTTGATTATGAAAAAAGGATTTTCTCTTTTACAGAGAGTAGGAAGGGCATTTATGTTGCCAATTGCAGTTCTCCCCATGGCAGGAATACTATTGGGAGTAGGAGGGGCTTTTACAAGTAGTGCTATAGTAGACACATATAATTTAACTTTTTTAGAACCAGGCACATTACTTAATCATATTTTAATATTGTTTTTAAATGCAGGAGCATTTATTTTTGCTAATTTATCAGTTATATTTGCTGTAGGAGTAGCAATAGGTCTTGCACATCAAAATAAGGAAACAGCTGCACTTTCAGCACTTTTAGGTTTTCTTCTTTTTCATACAGTGATAGGAACAGTTCTGGGATTTATGGGACAGACAGCAGATACTACAACAGTTCAGGCACTTATGACCAAAGGAATGACTTATGGAGAAGCTATTGGAAAAGCTTCTTTATATACAAAAGAATTGGGAATATTTACACTTCAGACTGGAGTTTTAGGGGGAATAATTTGTGGATGTTTTTCAGCATTTATAACAAATAGATTTTCAAATAGAACTTTACCTGACTATCTTGCATTTTTTAGTGGAAACAGACTTGTACCAGTATTAACAATGGTATTTTTTATACCATTAGGAGTCATAGTCCCATTTATATGGCCTACAGTTTTTGGAGTAGTTGTAAAAGCAGGAGAAGCATTTACAGCCATGGGTCCACTGGGAACTTTTCTTTATGGAATGACAGGAAGACTTTTGAATGTATTTGGACTTCATCATGCAGTTTATCCATTATTCTGGTATACTGAACTTGGTGGAACTATGGAGATAGCAGGGCAGATGATAGCAGGAGGACAAAAAATATTCTTTGCTCAATTAGCTGATCCATCTACTATTCATTATTCAGCAGATGCAACAAGAACTATGACTGGAGGATTTCTGCCAATGATGTTTGGACTTCCAGCTGCTGCCCTTGCGATGTATAGATGTGCTGATGCAGACAATAAAGCAAAAATAAAAGGAATACTGGTTTCAGCAGCTTTGACATCTTTTCTTACTGGAATAACAGAGCCAATAGAATTTACATTCCTGTTTGTTGCTCCACCTTTATATGTAATTCATGCAATATTAGAAGGGATATCTTATGGACTTATGCATTTCCTTAATGTAGCAGTTGGAATAACTTTTTCAAGAGGAATAATAGACTTTACATTTTTTGGACTACTTCAAGGAATGGCAAAGACTTCATATCAATGGATATTGATATTAGGTCCAATATATTCAATAGGATATTACTTTATTTTTAAATTTATGATAGAAAAGTTTAACTATATGACTCCTGGTAGAAAAGGTGGAGAAAATAAGCTTTATACAAGAAAAGATTATCAAGGAAAAACTGATAATGATGATTTTATTGATGAAATAGTAAAAGCTCTAGGGGGAGCAGATAATATTGAGGGAATAGATGCTTGTATCACAAGATTAAGGGTCACAGTAAAAGATGAAACTAAAGTCGTTGATGATAATGCTTGGAAAGAGTTGAAAT
Above is a window of Fusobacterium varium DNA encoding:
- the ptsG_1 gene encoding EIICBA-Glc codes for the protein MKKGFSLLQRVGRAFMLPIAVLPMAGILLGVGGAFTSSAIVDTYNLTFLEPGTLLNHILILFLNAGAFIFANLSVIFAVGVAIGLAHQNKETAALSALLGFLLFHTVIGTVLGFMGQTADTTTVQALMTKGMTYGEAIGKASLYTKELGIFTLQTGVLGGIICGCFSAFITNRFSNRTLPDYLAFFSGNRLVPVLTMVFFIPLGVIVPFIWPTVFGVVVKAGEAFTAMGPLGTFLYGMTGRLLNVFGLHHAVYPLFWYTELGGTMEIAGQMIAGGQKIFFAQLADPSTIHYSADATRTMTGGFLPMMFGLPAAALAMYRCADADNKAKIKGILVSAALTSFLTGITEPIEFTFLFVAPPLYVIHAILEGISYGLMHFLNVAVGITFSRGIIDFTFFGLLQGMAKTSYQWILILGPIYSIGYYFIFKFMIEKFNYMTPGRKGGENKLYTRKDYQGKTDNDDFIDEIVKALGGADNIEGIDACITRLRVTVKDETKVVDDNAWKELKSQGVIRAGKGIQIIYGTQAEIYKNKIIKKYKL